CTCCGGCTTCAAAGGGGGGCCACGCCGTTCGCTACCCGTGAGCGCGCTCTGGCGGCCGCCCTTTCGCCGTATCGACCGGCGGCACGTGCTTCTTCAAGAATTGCTCCATCGCTTCGTAGAAGGAGAAGCGGTTCTCCTCGTTGTGGAAACCATGGCCTTCGTTTTCCTTGACCATGTATTCGACATCAACGCCCCGTTTTTTTAACGCTTCCACGATCTGGTTCGACTCGGCGATGTTCACCCGGGGATCTTTGGCGCCCTGAGCCACGAAAAGCGGTGCCTTGATCTTATCCGCGTTCAGAGCCGGGGAATGCTGCAGAAACCATTCCTTATCCTGATCCGGGTTTCCGACCA
This DNA window, taken from Verrucomicrobiota bacterium, encodes the following:
- a CDS encoding prolyl oligopeptidase family serine peptidase — protein: VGNPDQDKEWFLQHSPALNADKIKAPLFVAQGAKDPRVNIAESNQIVEALKKRGVDVEYMVKENEGHGFHNEENRFSFYEAMEQFLKKHVPPVDTAKGRPPERAHG